The genomic segment TTTCGTGTAAGAAAGCTTCTTGAAGAAGGTAAAGGAAAGAACGAGAAGAAAAACCGCAAACAAAGGCGACAATCCTTGAGCAGGGATACCCGAATCGCCGTAAATACAATCCGTCAATCCGTACACATGGTGACCCGTTCGGGTATGCCGATTGATACGGAAGAAGAGGATATGGGCGACTTTTATCAATTTACAATCAAAATTCCAAAAAATAAATAAACAAATGATGAATGCGTGAACTGAATAGTGAACAATGAGTTATCCGGCAAAGATTCTGACGAGCCCTTTGCTGGATATTTTTGTGATTCAATATTAATGATCATCGATTGATCTTTTCATGGTAAAATAAAAGATAGCAATTGAGATTTGAGAGTAGGTGTAAGTGTGAGTAAAATTCTGGCTATTGCCAATCAAAAAGGCGGTGTCGGCAAAACCACTACGGCTGTTAATTTGAGCGCCTGTCTTGCGACACTTGGCTGTAAGGTCCTGCTTGTTGATACTGATCCTCAGGGAAATGCAACAAGCGGTTCGGGTGTGGACAAAGGGGAAGTGGATGAATGTGTCTATGATGTCCTTGTTGAAGAAACCGAAGTGGCGGGTGTTGTGAAGCCATCGGCCATTGAGAATATGGATGTACTTCCTTCAGCCATTCAGCTGGCCGGAGCAGAAATCGAACTTGTTCCGACCATTTCACGCGAAGTTCGGTTAAAAAAGGCGCTGGATAAAGTAAAAGATACATATGATTACATCATCATAGATTGCCCACCCTCTCTGGGTCTTTTGACCATTAATGCCCTGACTGCTTCGGACGCAGTCATCATACCGGTTCAGTGCGAATATTATGCGCTGGAAGGACTGAGTCAGCTGCTGAATACCGTACGGTTAGTACAGAAACATTTGAATCATCATCTGGCCATTGAAGGCGTCTTGCTGACTATGCTGGATGCCAGAACTAATCTGGGACTGCAGGTGATCCAGGAAGTGAAAAAGTACTTTCAGGATCATGTCTTTCACACAATTATCCCGCGTAATGTCCGCCTGAGTGAAGCGCCCAGTCATGGCAAGCCGATCATTATCTATGATTCCCGCTCAAGAGGTGCAGAGGTTTATCTTGATTTTGCAAAGGAAGTGATGACTGGTGACTAAAGCTTTGGGGAAAGGACTTGATGCCTTCTTCCCCACTGCATTTTCAGGTGATCTGGACAATGCAGTGGAAAGTGTTGCCCTGGAAGATCTCAGACCCAATCCATACCAGCCAAGAAAACAATTTGATGAGGCGGGACTGGATGAGCTCGCCCGGTCGATCAGAATGCATGGAATCATTCAGCCGCTTGTGGTCAGAAAAAGTATCAAAGGTTATGACATCGTTGCCGGAGAACGCCGCTTTCGCGCGGCAAAACGTGCAGACCTCAAGAAAGTTCCTGTCGTCATTAAAGAACTATCAGATAATGAGATGATGCAGATTGCCCTGATTGAAAATCTGCAGCGGGAAAATCTGAATCCAATTGAAGAAGCAACAGCGTACAAGAAACTGCTCGATGGATTGAAGCTGACACAGGAAGAACTGGCAAAAAAGCTGGGTAAAAGCAGACCGCATGTGGCCAACCAGCTGCGCCTGCTGCAACTGGATGGGAAAGTTCAGAAATTACTTGAGGAAGGAAAACTCTCCATGGGCCATGGCAGGGCACTTGTCGGTTTGAAAGATAAAAAGCAACTGATTCCGGTTGTCAATAAAGTCCTAAAAGAGCAATTAAATGTGCGTCAGCTTGAAGCACTGATTCAAAAACTCAATCATCATGTTTCACGTGAAACATCAAAGAAAAAAACATGGACCATGCCTCCGGAACTGAAAGAAAAGGTGGACGGAATTCGTGAACGACTGGGTACCTCGGTAAAAATAAAACCGGCAAGAGCAGGGGAAAAAGGAAAGATTGAACTGGACTACTACTCAGCAGACGATCTGTACCGCCTGCTGGAACTGATCAATCATCCCTCATAAGGAATGTGCTGAATCATCGGAAAACGGCCTGCCTGTCAATATCGATCGTTTTTCCCGGGAAAAGAGAGCAATATATAGACTGCGACTAATCGCCCTGGAAAGTTTCATGACGAGGCTGAGTCGTGTGTTTTGCAGAACGGCATACTCCATATACCCGCTTAAGTTGACGATGCCGGTGATATTCATATCGCCGACGGGGGGAAGCTTCTTATTTACTCCTGATCCGGGTCTGACAGGTCCTTCAGAAACACAGACTTTTCCTACATGATGCCGGTGGCCAAGGCAGGCATCGACAGCGATGATAAACGGATGATCATGCATCGCCTGTACCTCCTCCATGGTATTCTGAAGATTGACGGCGTGTACCGGCTGATCGAGAGTGCCATATATATGTGTATTATTCAGAGTATATTGCCGGAGATGCATCCCCACCAGCGGTCCCAAAGCATCCCCTGTTGAACGGTCCGTCCCGATGCAGACAATGACAATAGAATAAGCGTCCGCTTCTTTTGGCAGATGCCTGTTTATGGCGGAGACAAGAGAAACATGGGCATCGGGATGGATATAACAAAAAGCTTCCTGCCGGTTTTTCATGAATGCGCTGTTTGTTCTCAGATTCATAGTTTTCGCTCCTTATTGGTGTAGTAAAGTATACGGCAGATTTTTAAAGCTTATACATGATCAATGAAAAAATTCAGCGGGTATCATTTTTTTAGAAAATAGGCTATACTATAAATCGAAAACAATCAGGTGAAATCCCTGAATCTATATCAGACAATGAAGGAAAAGAGTATCCGGAAGAAGCATCCATACAGAGAACCAGGAAGGGTGAGAACCTGGCTGGAGAGCACCGGAGAAGGCGTTCCTGAGTCTCGCTTCTCTTTTAGAGTGGGTGCTTTCATAGCATCAATTAGGGTGGAACCGCGTGAGCAGATAAAAGCTCTCGTCCCTGGGTCAGACTGGCCTTTGGATGAGAGCTTATTTATATTTGATGAAAAGGAGCAAAATAGATGGCAGAATCAATGGAGCAAGTCGTTAAGCTGGCGAAACAGCGAGGCATCATTTTTCCAGGATCTGAAATTTACGGGGGCCTGGCAAACACCTGGGACTACGGGCCGATTGGTGTGGAGCTGAAAAATAATGTAAAAAAGGCCTGGTGGAAAAAATTTGTACAGGAATCACCGTACAATGTTGGATTGGATGCCGCCATCCTGATGAATCCGAAAACGTGGGAAGCCTCAGGACATGTCAAAAACTTTAATGATCCAATGATTGACTGTAAGAATTGCAAATCCCGCTTCCGTGCGGATAAACTGATTGAAGAATATATTCCAGCCGATAAGCTGCCCGGACCGGTTGACGGACTGGATTTTTCAACCATGGAACGATTGATTGAAGAACACAGCATCAAGTGTCCGGAATGCGGAGAACATGATTTTACACAAATCCGGCAGTTTAATCTGATGTTTAAGACCTTTCAGGGGGTAACCGAAACACAAAAAGATGAAATTTTTCTTCGTCCGGAAACGGCTCAGGGTATCTTTGTGAATTTTAAAAACGTCCAGCGAACCATGAGGAAAAAGATACCGTTTGGGATCGGACAGGTCGGCAAGGCGTTCAGAAATGAAATCACACCGGGTAACTTTACGTTCAGAACGCGTGAGTTTGAACAGATGGAACTGGAATTTTTCTGCAAACCGGGTGATGATAAAAAATGGTTTCAATATTGGCGTACGTTTGGCTATGAATGGGTGAAATCACTGAATGTTTCACCGGATCACCTCAGGCTGCGTGATCATGAAAAAGAGGAACTGCCGCATTACAGTAATGCAACGACTGACATTGAATATCTCTTTCCGTTCGGTTGGGGAGAACTGTCGAGTCTGTCCTCACGCACGGATTATGACCTGCGCCGGCATATGGATGTTTCCGGAGAAGATCTTCATTACATTGACCAGAATAATAATGAAAGATACATTCCTTATGTCATTGAGCCTTCACTTGGTGCTGACCGTGTGACGCTGGCTTTCCTTACTGAGGCCTATGAGGAGCAGGAAATTAATGATAAGGAGAGCCGGACCGTTCTCCATTTTCATCCGGCACTGGCCCCTTATAAAGCAGCGGTTCTTCCTCTCTCGAAGAAGCTGGGTGAAAAAACCCGGGCCATTTATCAGCAGCTGGCGAAGGACTTCATGGTTGATTACGATGAGACAGGTTCGATCGGTAAAAGGTATCGCCGGCAGGATGAGATCGGAACACCGTTCTGCGTCACCTATGACTTTGATTCACAGGAGGACGGTAAAGTGACGATACGTGATCGTGACACAATGGAACAGGTGCGTCTGCCAATAGAAGATGTCGCCTCATTTATCAGTGAGAAAACAGCATTCTGAAACAGGAGAAATCCTGTATCCGAGGAGGAATGAATTTATGGCCAAACCGAGGATAGCGTTCGATCTGAATGATATAGTTGAAATGAAGAAGGTACACCCTTGCGGAGAGAACCGATGGAAAGTCATCCGCATGGGTGCAGATATACGCATTAAATGCCTGGGGTGCGGGCACAGTGTGATGATGCCCAGAGCAGAGTTTCAGAAAAAGATTAAAAAAGTTTTGGAACACGGAGCCGATGAAAATCAGAAAAATGCAGATGAATCCTCATTTTTATGAAGAACCGGCTGGACTTTCAGGCAGGGTCTGTACTTGATGAGGACCGTGCAATGGTCAGAAACAGACGAACGTGATTAATGAAACAAGGATCTTGTGATCCGGGGAGTGACTATTCATGAGTTTGACAACAGGAATCGTCGGCCTGCCGAATGTTGGCAAATCAACATTGTTTAATGCCATTACACAGGCGGGTGCGGAGATGGCGAATTATCCATTTTGTACCATTGAACCGAATGTCGGGATTGTGAGTGTACCGGATAACCGGCTGGATCAGCTTACGGAAATGTATCATCCGAAACGTACAGTTCCAACAACATTTGAGTTTACTGATATTGCAGGGCTGGTGAAGGGTGCCAGCAAAGGTGAAGGACTCGGCAATCAGTTTCTGGCGAATATCCGTCAGGTTGATGCCATCTCTCACGTTGTTCGCTGCTTTGATGATAAAAATATTACACATGTAACCGGCAAGATCGATCCGATTGATGATATAGAAACAATCAATCTCGAATTAATTCTGGCGGATCTGGAACAGATTACTAAGCGTCTTGACCGGGTCCAGAAACTTGCAAATCAGAAAGAGAAGCAGGCGATCATTGAATTATCCGCTTTGAATAAGCTGAAAGCGGCTTTTGATGCGGGGAAGCCGGCCCGTCACGTTGATTTAACGGACGAAGAGGAAGCAGCTATTAAGCCATTTAACCTGCTGACCAGAAAACCTGTTCTGTATGTCGCAAATATCTCAGAAGACGATGTGGCGAAACCAGACGAGAATCCTCATGTCCGGGCAGTCAAAGATTATGCAGAAAAAGACGGTGCTGAAGTCATTGCTATTTCAGCCCGTATTGAATCGGAAATCGCCGAGCTGGATCCCGATGAAAAACAGGCTTTTCTTCAGGATCTGGGGCTTAAAACTTCCGGCCTTGACCGACTGATTGCGAAATCTTATCAGCTGCTGGGGCTGGCGACTTACTTTACAGCGGGCGAAAAGGAAGTACGTGCCTGGACGTTCAGAAGGGGAACAAAAGCGCCACAGGCCGCAGGAATCATTCATTCGGACTTTGAACGGGGATTTATCCGCGCGGAGATCGTTTCATATGATGATCTGATTTCAGCCGGATCGGAAACGGCAGCAAGAGAACAGGGACACCTGCGCCTGGAAGGCAAGGATTATGTGATGCAGGACGGCGATATCGTCAACTTCAGATTTAATGTCTGAAGTAGCGCGTGGCGATTCGGGAAAAGGATCAGAAAGACCGTGGCCTTACTGGATACGTATGAAAGCCAGCTGGATGAGGATGAGCGGATCAAACAGGTGGAGAAACTCTGAACGTACCTGACGCGGTACTGAGAGCACCTGTTTGGCTGACGTGAAGTGCTGACTCAGGAGGGGTAAGCGCAGTGCGCCGGCCATCTGGCGGGTGTACATTTTCAGAAAGTTTCATCTTCTGTCTGATGCGAGATTCCGAGAAAACCCTGACACATGCCTTCCTTCTCGAGCAAAAAGGTAACAACGAAAACAGGATCTGCTGCCGCTATCGGCTGACCGACGACGACAGAACGTCCGGCAGGCATCTGTGAAAATGCTGAATGAAGAAAGTGCGTCTTATCCGATGGACTTTCGGATGATTCAGCCGTTGAAAAATATCTCATGTTTTCCGGAAATGCGTCTCAAAAAACAGGCGGCGGGCATTCAGTTCCCCAGCGCGCTTTATGGTTGTGTGTCCGTCGGGCCTTGCGCCTTTATGTAAGCCGCCTGATCCGGTTCCGATTGCAAGGGAGGCATAACAAACAATCAACGTAGTCTGCATGACTGAATTCTGTGATACGGAAACCTTTTCCACTGTGCTTTTCACAATCAATCTGGGAGGAGCTGAGGCATGGTGATGTCGACGATTCTGTCGGCCGTTTTTTCTTTTATCGCGACAAGCATCGATTACGTGATTATATTAGTCGTCCTTTTTTCGGAATTTAAGAAGAAAAAAGGCGCGACAAGAGACATCGCGCTCGGACAATATGCAGGAATTACTGTTTTACTTGTGGTCAGCGTGCTGGCGGCATTCGGCCTCGCTTATGTGCCGCAGCGATGGGTCGGCCTGCTCGGCTTCGTGCCGATGTATCTGGGGCTGAAAGTCTGGTTCGGCGGCGGGGAAGACGACGAAGGCGAAGAAGAGGAAATCATTGAATCAAGCCATAGATTCAGCAAACTGGCTCTGAGTGTTACCGCCATCTCACTGGCAGCGGGCGGCGATAATCTCGGGGTATATATTCCGCTATTTACCACTTTAAATTTGTTTGATCTCGTTCTTACTATTGTGATCTATTATCTGATGGCGGCAGTTCTGCTTGCCTTCAGCCGCAGCCTGACCGCGATCAGAGGCGTTTCAGAAACTGTTGAAAAATATGAAAAGTTCATCGTTCCGGTCGTTTTCGTCGCACTCGGGTTCATGATCCTGTTCGAAAACGGGACGCTCGTTCTCTGACACCGGGTCAACTTTTTTAGCAGACCAATAACAGATCCGCTGCTGTTTCCATCCGTGCCCGTTTTTACCAGTTTAAGAAAGCGGATACTCGATGAAGCGCGGCGAAAATAAGCATCGATCTGTTGTTGCAAGGTCGGGGACAGACCGAAAAAGAAAAGACATTGCCGGTTGCGATCCGATGTTTATCGGCGGCTGATTTTTAACTGCTTATTTTCATACAATAGAGCGATTGCTGGCATCCGTCGTTCTGCTTACGCCAGCGCTACGACCCCGTCCTTTCTTTTAATGTTCTTTTTTCCGGATGGAAGAGGCAGGATGCCTGGCATGTACTGTGCGAAGCCATGTCCAGACGGTCATTCCGACGATTGCGACGAGCACCCATTTAGCTGTGAAGATCAGCAGTGACAGAAGGCCGATACCAAGAAAAACAGAGCTCCATCGTATCCATTTTTCCTCCAGAAGGCGAAAAGCTGCCACAAGGCCGAGAAAAGCATTGCCGAGAAAAAATGTGTTGGCGATGGCGATGATCTGAACGAGGGTGATCAGCCGCAACTCGGCCAGCAGAAAAACTGTCAGGTGGACGGAGAACATAACGCTGAGCGCGGCAACGGGTACACCTTTTTTATTCCGATAAGCAAGAGGCGCCGGAAAGATACCTTTGTCGGCTTGAGCAGCGATAAGCCGGGAGACGCCGCCGATGACCATTATAACGGTGCTCAAACATAACGCGGCCGTGATCAGGGCGATCAACGGTTTTGCCTGGGAGCCGAAAAGAGAGCTAAGAATGAGATCCAGTTTTCCGCTGACGGGGACATGAAGCTTTTCCGGATCCACCCACTGCACAGCCGCCGCGACGGTCAGCGAGACAACGGCGATAACAAGACAGCTAAATATAATTGCCCGGTGAATCGTTTTTTTCGGCTGTCTGACTTCTCCGGTGTAGTTGCCGATAACCTCCCATCCGACAAGGCACCAGAACAGGAGTAGCAGGCTGTAGCCAAAAGCCGGCAGCTGGAACGGCGTCGAAAAGTCGATGCGTCCGCGGGCAACAAGCAGGGAATGGAGGGCACCGCTGACGAGGAGTAAAGTAATCGAACTGGACAGGATCAGCGAAAGCCTGCCCAGCGACGCGATGCTCATCGAAACAGCCGCATAGACAAGCATCAGCAACGCCAATAAGATAAAGGGACTGTCTTTCCCAGTCCACAGGCTGAGATAATCGGAAGCGGTGCTCAGCACGGCAATCGGCCCAAGACATACCGCGATGATCAGAAACATGGCGCCGAGATTTCGAAACGGTTTGCCGAGCGCCTGTTCGACGGCTTGCGCCGCCCCTGAATCACCTGGAAACCGAATGTACAATCTGCCAAACACGGCAGCAAACACAAAACTGACGATCATCGTCAGAAGCCAGGCTACGAGCGCGTAATCTCCGATCGTCCGGAAGATCAGCGGTGGAAGAATGATGATGCCGGATCCGAGAATCGGACCGATGATCAGTCCGCTCAGCAGGATCGGGCCGATTTTTTTCTTCCGCATGTCTTTCATCCCCCCTGTTTTTTCTTGAACCTTTTCATCTTTCGCAATATATTAAGTGTAACAGTGGTTTTTCAATCGGTAAAACGGATAATTTCGAATAAAACGATCGATAATTTCAATGAAACAAGCGGAAGGAGGATTCATCACGTGGAGATACGCCAGCTGCAGACGTTTATCACGGTAACCGACGTCAGGGGATTCAGCCGGGCTGCCGACAGCCTTGGCTACGCACAGTCAAGCATAACGGCACAAATACAGGGGCTGGAAGCGGAGATCGGGATACCTTTGTTTAACCGGCTCGGTAAAAAAATTACACTGACTGAAGCAGGAAAGCGGCTGCTCCCTTATGCCCGCCAAATCGTTGCGCTGCACGATTCGGCTCTGGCACAGACAAAAGAAAGCGGCATTCCGTCCGGAAAGATCGTGATCGGAGCCCCGGAATCACTCGCTGCTTATCGACTGCCCGCGGTGATTGACGCGTACCGCAGGCGCTATCCCCATGTGAAAATCATTTTGAAGCCGGGGATGTGCCAGCAACTGAGAGAGGAAGCAAAAAATGGTGAACTGGATGTTGCCTTTCTCCTGCAGGAAGAAGCGACGTTTCCCGATCTTCACACGGAAGTGCTCGTTCGCGAACCGATGGTGCTGATTGCCCCGCCACAGCATCCGTTAACGAAATCGGCGCGGCTCCGGCCAGCCGATCTCCAGGAAGAGCCCATTCTTTCAACGGAGCCGGGTTGCCGCTATCGGGAGTTGTTTGAAAGTTACATGAACCGGTGCGGAACGCCTGTCAGGACCGATCTGGAATTCTGGAATATCGAAGCAATCAAACAGTGTGTCATGTGCGGACTCGGCATTGCGTACTTGCCCTATGTAACGGTGAAATCAGAAATCAGGCAAAACAGACTGGTCGTTCTGCCGTGGCAGGACGATATCGTTCCGGTTGCGACCCAGCTCGTCTATCATCAATCAAAGTGGCTGTCCTCTGCCCTGCAGGCGTTTCTCCGGATGCTGCGTGTAAATGCACAGATGTGGCGGGAAGAAGTTGCCGATTTCGATCCGACCGGTTCACTGAGTAAAGGCAGTGGCTGATTCGTTCCGGACGAATACCTCATCCATAGTGGCAAGCATCGAGATGATCGCCATGAGTAACAGAAAGCACGTAAAAAGCGACGACAAAATGAGATATGAAAGGCTGTACCGTTTACAGCAAGACAACACAACGATGAGAATACCCGGCACGACAGAATCGGCCGCCCAATTTTTCTTGCATTGAAAGATAAAGTATGCTATCATTTTAATCTATGAGTGAGTAAACTTGCTCTCTGCTCCGTTGAGGGGCCGCTTAGTCCAAAGGGAGGTGAAAATCGTGCGCAAATATGAAATACTGTACATCCTGCGTCCGGATTTGGAAGACGATCAGGAAAAAGCCGTTAAGGAAAAGGTTGCTTCCATCCTGACGGATAATGGCGCCGAAATCAATGATGTCAAGGAAATGGGCAAACGCCGACTGGCCTATGAGATCAATGATTATAATACCGGTGTCTATGTTGATTTGTTTGTAACAGCCGACAATAAAGCAACCTAGAATATTCATGGCCCGCGGTATGAACTTTACTTGTCGTTGAGCCACCAAGGTTTACAGCGATTTTCACTTTTCACCTGAAAAGTGAAAAAAGGAAATGAAAAAGGAGCTCATTCCTTGTATGATTAAGTTAAGCGAAAACAAACATACAGGGGGCTCCTCATATGTCCAGTGTAAAGGAATCAACGTTCCACTTCAATAAAAAGATTAAGGCCAGTTTCTCAGGCGGCGCGCTTTCTTCTGATTCCGGCTTATTACTTTATCGAGAATTCGATGAAAAGACTGGCCTCAGTGAGTTGATCCAGGAAAAACTGTACGTGAACGATCCGGTCACTCATGCCAGGCACACCAACCCAAAGGTGGTGATTCAGAAAATCTATCAGCACCTGGCTGGCTATCACACCGACGACCAGGCCGATGAGTTGGGAACAGATCCCATATTCACGACCCTGCTTGAGAAGAAGCACCTGGCTTCCCAACCGCGGCTGTCCCGCTTTAATCAACGCGTGGATGCCGACACCGTTCAATCGCTGGAAGCCGTCAATCAAGCTTACCTGGATCGACTCTATGCCCTCAGGCCCAGTCAGCAGGTAGTGCTTGACGTGGATTCAGCCAATTTTGAGACCGCCGGGCATCAGGAAGGGACGGCCTACAATGCCCATTACCAGGACACCGGCTACCATCCGCTTCTCCTGTTTGACTCGCTGACCGGCTACTGCCTGAAAGCCGAACTACGTTCCGGCAATGTCTACACCTCCCGTGGTGTCGTCGATTTTATCCGTCCGGTGCTGGCACACTATCGCTCGCTCAATCCCGGACAGGATCTGGCCGTCCGGGGAGACAGTGGCTTCGCCGTTCCCGGGCTGTACAGCTTGTGTGAGGAAAAAGAGGTTTTTTACGCCATCCGTTTGAAGGCCAACCCCCGGTTGGCTGAAAAAGCACAGCGGCTTGTGGAAGCCCGTCAGAAAAAGCACGCCATGCCAGTCGGTTCTTCAGTCGTGTTTTATCGTGAATTTCAGTACCAGGCGGCTTCCTGGGATCAGGCCCGGCGAGTTGTTGTGAAACTGGAGCGCCCGGAAGGTGAGCTCTTTTTCCAGCCGACCTTTATTGTCACGAATATGAGCCTTCCCGCTAAACGCGTCATTAAATTCTATCAAAACCGGGGCACGATGGAAAACCTGATCAAGGAAGGCAAGAACGGTTTTGCCTTTGATCAGCTGAGCAGCACCCGTTTTGAAGCCAACGCGGTGAAACTGCAGATTCGTATGCTGGCAAGCAATATTGAAGCCGGGTTTCGCCTGCTCTGTCTGCCGAAATCCGCTAAAAAGAAGCGGCTTTGTATGGATACTGTGCGCCTTCGCCTGATCAAGATTGCCGGCAGGCTCGTTCATTCCGGCCGTTCGCTCATTTTCCGACTCTGCAGTCACTGTCTTTACCAAAAGGTCTTCCGGCAGACGCTGGATCAAATCCATCGGTTGCCGGCATTGGCATAGTGTCCAGACCATCAATCTTAAAAAATTCAGAATTTCTGTTGGAAACGACGGGATTCGTCTGCCCTGAAAACGAGAAAATGGCTGTCCGCATGTTCCATGCGGGCCAACAGGCATTCAAAATCATCGTTAAGTTGTTCGCTTAGTAAAAATCTGTAAAATCCTTTGCGAAATTACCACCTAAACCATAGAAAATAAGCTGCTATGAATAATTCAGGAAGCAATTAATGAATTTGATCGTCTTGTGAAAATCAATGATGATGTCATTCGATTTATGACCATTAAAGACGAACGCAAGCCGGAAGAAGTAAAATAAAACAGGAATCGGGGGGATTCTGTTGATTAATCGGGTCGTGCTTGTCGGACGGCTTACCAAAACTCCGGAACTCCGTTATACACCAAATGGAGTGGCTGTAACAAGTTTTACCCTTGCTGTGGACCGTCCGTTTTCAAATCAGCAGGGTGAACGTGAAGCAGATTTTATTCCGGTAGTTGTCTGGCGCAGACAGGCAGAGAATGTGGCGAATTTCCTGAACAAGGGAAGTCTGGCTGGTGTCGACGGACGGATCCAGACACGCAATTATGAAAATAATGAAGGCCGGAGAGTATATGTGACCGAAGTCGTTGCCGACAGTGTTCAGTTTCTTGAACCCAAGGGTGCAAGACACAATGGTACTAATAACGGAGGGAATGCCGCTCCTGCCCCCACAGGAGATCATAACGGCTACGCCTCGCAGAAACAACAAGCGAGGCGCCCGAATGAAAATGGCAACAGTGATCAGAATGCCCCTTCTTTTGACGATCCCTTCGCAAATGACAGCAAACCAATCAATATATCGGATGATGATCTGCCGTTCTGACAGGCATCCGACGAATAAAAGAGGAGGTGCACGGATATGGGTATGCGCAGATCTCGCGGTAAACGCCGTAAAGTATGCTATTTCACAGTAAATCACATTACTTATATTGATTATAAAGATGTTGATCTGCTGAGAAGGT from the Sporolactobacillus sp. Y61 genome contains:
- a CDS encoding LysR family transcriptional regulator translates to MEIRQLQTFITVTDVRGFSRAADSLGYAQSSITAQIQGLEAEIGIPLFNRLGKKITLTEAGKRLLPYARQIVALHDSALAQTKESGIPSGKIVIGAPESLAAYRLPAVIDAYRRRYPHVKIILKPGMCQQLREEAKNGELDVAFLLQEEATFPDLHTEVLVREPMVLIAPPQHPLTKSARLRPADLQEEPILSTEPGCRYRELFESYMNRCGTPVRTDLEFWNIEAIKQCVMCGLGIAYLPYVTVKSEIRQNRLVVLPWQDDIVPVATQLVYHQSKWLSSALQAFLRMLRVNAQMWREEVADFDPTGSLSKGSG
- a CDS encoding DUF951 domain-containing protein, with protein sequence MAKPRIAFDLNDIVEMKKVHPCGENRWKVIRMGADIRIKCLGCGHSVMMPRAEFQKKIKKVLEHGADENQKNADESSFL
- a CDS encoding ParB/RepB/Spo0J family partition protein; translation: MTKALGKGLDAFFPTAFSGDLDNAVESVALEDLRPNPYQPRKQFDEAGLDELARSIRMHGIIQPLVVRKSIKGYDIVAGERRFRAAKRADLKKVPVVIKELSDNEMMQIALIENLQRENLNPIEEATAYKKLLDGLKLTQEELAKKLGKSRPHVANQLRLLQLDGKVQKLLEEGKLSMGHGRALVGLKDKKQLIPVVNKVLKEQLNVRQLEALIQKLNHHVSRETSKKKTWTMPPELKEKVDGIRERLGTSVKIKPARAGEKGKIELDYYSADDLYRLLELINHPS
- a CDS encoding amino acid permease — translated: MRKKKIGPILLSGLIIGPILGSGIIILPPLIFRTIGDYALVAWLLTMIVSFVFAAVFGRLYIRFPGDSGAAQAVEQALGKPFRNLGAMFLIIAVCLGPIAVLSTASDYLSLWTGKDSPFILLALLMLVYAAVSMSIASLGRLSLILSSSITLLLVSGALHSLLVARGRIDFSTPFQLPAFGYSLLLLFWCLVGWEVIGNYTGEVRQPKKTIHRAIIFSCLVIAVVSLTVAAAVQWVDPEKLHVPVSGKLDLILSSLFGSQAKPLIALITAALCLSTVIMVIGGVSRLIAAQADKGIFPAPLAYRNKKGVPVAALSVMFSVHLTVFLLAELRLITLVQIIAIANTFFLGNAFLGLVAAFRLLEEKWIRWSSVFLGIGLLSLLIFTAKWVLVAIVGMTVWTWLRTVHARHPASSIRKKEH
- a CDS encoding AAA family ATPase; this translates as MSKILAIANQKGGVGKTTTAVNLSACLATLGCKVLLVDTDPQGNATSGSGVDKGEVDECVYDVLVEETEVAGVVKPSAIENMDVLPSAIQLAGAEIELVPTISREVRLKKALDKVKDTYDYIIIDCPPSLGLLTINALTASDAVIIPVQCEYYALEGLSQLLNTVRLVQKHLNHHLAIEGVLLTMLDARTNLGLQVIQEVKKYFQDHVFHTIIPRNVRLSEAPSHGKPIIIYDSRSRGAEVYLDFAKEVMTGD
- the yyaC gene encoding spore protease YyaC codes for the protein MNLRTNSAFMKNRQEAFCYIHPDAHVSLVSAINRHLPKEADAYSIVIVCIGTDRSTGDALGPLVGMHLRQYTLNNTHIYGTLDQPVHAVNLQNTMEEVQAMHDHPFIIAVDACLGHRHHVGKVCVSEGPVRPGSGVNKKLPPVGDMNITGIVNLSGYMEYAVLQNTRLSLVMKLSRAISRSLYIALFSREKRSILTGRPFSDDSAHSL
- a CDS encoding glycine--tRNA ligase, which produces MAESMEQVVKLAKQRGIIFPGSEIYGGLANTWDYGPIGVELKNNVKKAWWKKFVQESPYNVGLDAAILMNPKTWEASGHVKNFNDPMIDCKNCKSRFRADKLIEEYIPADKLPGPVDGLDFSTMERLIEEHSIKCPECGEHDFTQIRQFNLMFKTFQGVTETQKDEIFLRPETAQGIFVNFKNVQRTMRKKIPFGIGQVGKAFRNEITPGNFTFRTREFEQMELEFFCKPGDDKKWFQYWRTFGYEWVKSLNVSPDHLRLRDHEKEELPHYSNATTDIEYLFPFGWGELSSLSSRTDYDLRRHMDVSGEDLHYIDQNNNERYIPYVIEPSLGADRVTLAFLTEAYEEQEINDKESRTVLHFHPALAPYKAAVLPLSKKLGEKTRAIYQQLAKDFMVDYDETGSIGKRYRRQDEIGTPFCVTYDFDSQEDGKVTIRDRDTMEQVRLPIEDVASFISEKTAF
- the ychF gene encoding redox-regulated ATPase YchF, translated to MSLTTGIVGLPNVGKSTLFNAITQAGAEMANYPFCTIEPNVGIVSVPDNRLDQLTEMYHPKRTVPTTFEFTDIAGLVKGASKGEGLGNQFLANIRQVDAISHVVRCFDDKNITHVTGKIDPIDDIETINLELILADLEQITKRLDRVQKLANQKEKQAIIELSALNKLKAAFDAGKPARHVDLTDEEEAAIKPFNLLTRKPVLYVANISEDDVAKPDENPHVRAVKDYAEKDGAEVIAISARIESEIAELDPDEKQAFLQDLGLKTSGLDRLIAKSYQLLGLATYFTAGEKEVRAWTFRRGTKAPQAAGIIHSDFERGFIRAEIVSYDDLISAGSETAAREQGHLRLEGKDYVMQDGDIVNFRFNV
- a CDS encoding CadD family cadmium resistance transporter, encoding MVMSTILSAVFSFIATSIDYVIILVVLFSEFKKKKGATRDIALGQYAGITVLLVVSVLAAFGLAYVPQRWVGLLGFVPMYLGLKVWFGGGEDDEGEEEEIIESSHRFSKLALSVTAISLAAGGDNLGVYIPLFTTLNLFDLVLTIVIYYLMAAVLLAFSRSLTAIRGVSETVEKYEKFIVPVVFVALGFMILFENGTLVL